One Sulfurimonas crateris genomic window carries:
- a CDS encoding response regulator transcription factor, translating into MKIVLFSSDFNTLDEWKSKKKDLKTTMCYERSSLEDELKADREVFVIADYDSVAPDVNNLIASALIPKNLVVLEKAPSVVTGRMLVLRGVKAYGNSKMHATHFDKMIKTVTDGKIWTYPELTAFLVKTDNKNALSEDSKKLIEERLSEKESQVLFLILKGFTNDAIASELEITTRTVKAHASSIFSKLHVNDRLSLALLLK; encoded by the coding sequence ATGAAAATAGTACTTTTTAGTTCAGACTTTAATACTCTTGATGAGTGGAAAAGTAAAAAAAAAGATCTTAAGACAACTATGTGTTATGAACGCTCCTCTCTTGAAGATGAGCTAAAAGCAGATAGAGAAGTTTTCGTAATAGCGGACTATGACTCTGTCGCACCGGATGTGAACAATCTTATTGCATCTGCTTTAATACCAAAAAATTTAGTAGTTCTTGAAAAAGCGCCATCGGTTGTAACGGGAAGAATGCTCGTTCTTCGCGGAGTTAAAGCATACGGAAATTCTAAGATGCATGCTACTCACTTCGATAAAATGATTAAAACTGTTACTGATGGAAAAATATGGACATACCCTGAACTTACGGCTTTTTTAGTAAAAACAGACAACAAAAACGCGCTCAGTGAAGACTCTAAAAAGTTGATTGAGGAGAGATTGTCAGAAAAAGAGTCTCAAGTACTTTTTTTGATACTAAAAGGGTTTACAAACGATGCAATAGCATCAGAGCTAGAGATAACTACAAGAACTGTAAAAGCTCATGCAAGCTCAATCTTCTCAAAACTTCATGTCAACGATAGACTCTCTTTAGCTTTACTTCTTAAATAA